A window of the Oscillospiraceae bacterium NTUH-002-81 genome harbors these coding sequences:
- a CDS encoding DUF4194 domain-containing protein — protein sequence MIEYYEQLMNEEQQELTRIIKLLFRQTFLLEHKYEKRSGRFVPSQDFRIADRHLEFLKAYFAVAGIQVCENSHMGLIYLQGETIVGEKLPRLASIYVLVLKLIYDEQMAAASSSVQVHTTLGEVNGRAGEFGLLKTTPSPTELRRTVTLLKRYQIVEPLDVMEDLGAESRLVIYPSIQAVLLGDDIRALLKLYSGSTEDSEETVDSREAEEEVAEDNDEDTADSSENDGKENSIGESEDDGREALSGAVSDLPEQLALHRQKSAVFPGRH from the coding sequence ATGATAGAATACTACGAGCAGCTGATGAATGAGGAGCAGCAGGAGCTGACCCGCATCATCAAGCTTTTATTCCGGCAGACGTTTTTGCTGGAGCATAAATATGAAAAAAGAAGCGGCCGGTTTGTGCCCAGCCAGGACTTCCGCATTGCAGACCGGCATCTGGAATTTCTGAAAGCTTATTTTGCCGTGGCTGGCATCCAGGTGTGTGAAAACAGTCATATGGGGCTGATCTATTTGCAGGGAGAAACGATTGTGGGGGAGAAGCTGCCACGGCTGGCCAGCATTTATGTGTTGGTGCTGAAGCTGATCTATGACGAGCAGATGGCAGCGGCGTCCTCCAGTGTGCAGGTGCATACAACGCTGGGTGAGGTCAATGGCCGGGCCGGTGAGTTTGGCCTGTTGAAAACCACCCCGTCCCCCACGGAGCTTCGCCGGACGGTTACCTTGCTGAAACGGTATCAGATCGTGGAGCCGCTGGACGTGATGGAGGATCTGGGGGCGGAGAGCCGACTGGTCATCTATCCCAGTATCCAGGCCGTGCTGCTGGGCGACGATATCCGGGCGCTGCTGAAACTGTACAGTGGCAGTACCGAAGACAGCGAGGAAACGGTGGACAGCAGAGAAGCCGAAGAAGAAGTGGCGGAAGATAATGATGAGGATACAGCAGATAGCAGTGAAAACGACGGAAAGGAGAATTCGATTGGAGAATCAGAAGACGACGGAAGAGAAGCCCTTTCAGGCGCTGTCTCGGATCTGCCTGAACAACTGGCATTACATAGACAAAAAAGTGCTGTCTTTCCGGGACGGCATTAA
- a CDS encoding iron-containing alcohol dehydrogenase, whose translation MSRFTLPRDIYHGKGCLEELKNLKGKKAVLVVGGGSMKKQGFLDRAVAYLKEAGMEVQLIEGVEPDPSVETVMKGAAVMREFEPDWIVSMGGGSPIDAAKAMWAFYEYPDTTFEDLCIPFNFPELRQKAKFAAIPSTSGTATEVTAFSVITNYQTGVKYPLADFNITPDVAIVDPDLVANLPTKQVAYTGMDALTHAIEAYVSTLHCPFTDPLALQAIEMVLEDLPASYRGNMDAREQMHYAQCLAGMSFSNALLGIVHSMAHKTGAAFSTGHIPHGCANAIYLPYVIRYNAKEQTAASRYAEIARRMGLDGTSEKALINSLCEKIDDFNRQLNIPKTLKEFGINEEEFKEKVAKIAELAVGDACTGSNPRAIDPAAMEKLLTCTYYGTEVDF comes from the coding sequence ATGAGCAGATTTACATTACCCAGAGATATTTATCACGGAAAAGGATGTCTTGAAGAGCTGAAGAACCTGAAGGGCAAGAAGGCTGTCCTCGTTGTTGGCGGCGGTTCCATGAAGAAACAGGGCTTCCTGGATCGCGCAGTTGCATACCTGAAGGAAGCAGGTATGGAAGTACAGCTGATTGAGGGTGTTGAGCCGGATCCGTCCGTTGAGACTGTTATGAAGGGCGCAGCTGTGATGAGAGAGTTCGAGCCTGACTGGATCGTATCCATGGGTGGCGGTTCCCCTATCGACGCAGCAAAGGCTATGTGGGCATTCTACGAGTACCCGGATACCACCTTCGAGGATCTGTGCATTCCGTTCAATTTCCCGGAGCTGCGTCAGAAAGCAAAATTTGCAGCCATCCCGTCCACTTCCGGCACGGCAACAGAGGTAACTGCATTCTCCGTAATCACCAACTATCAGACCGGTGTGAAATATCCGCTGGCTGACTTCAATATCACCCCGGATGTGGCAATCGTTGATCCCGATCTGGTTGCAAACCTTCCGACAAAACAGGTGGCTTACACCGGTATGGACGCACTGACCCACGCCATCGAGGCATACGTTTCCACCCTGCACTGTCCTTTTACTGATCCGCTGGCACTGCAGGCCATCGAGATGGTACTGGAAGACCTTCCGGCTTCCTACAGAGGCAATATGGATGCCAGAGAGCAGATGCACTACGCACAGTGCCTGGCTGGTATGTCCTTCTCCAACGCTCTGCTGGGAATCGTACATTCCATGGCACACAAGACCGGCGCTGCCTTCTCCACCGGACATATTCCGCACGGATGTGCAAATGCTATTTACCTTCCGTACGTAATCCGTTATAATGCAAAGGAGCAGACCGCTGCATCCAGATATGCAGAGATCGCACGCAGAATGGGACTGGACGGCACATCCGAGAAAGCACTGATCAACAGCCTGTGCGAGAAGATCGACGACTTTAACAGACAGCTGAACATTCCGAAGACGCTGAAAGAGTTCGGCATCAACGAGGAAGAGTTCAAGGAGAAGGTTGCCAAGATCGCAGAGCTGGCCGTTGGCGACGCCTGCACCGGTTCCAATCCGAGAGCCATCGATCCGGCAGCAATGGAGAAACTCCTGACCTGCACATACTACGGAACAGAGGTGGACTTCTAA
- a CDS encoding acyl-CoA dehydratase activase translates to MLGYICKYTPVEIFEAMGIETKRIEPEVTSFGQADLRMHPNICSFAKGVLEDVMAGDYDGLILTTCCDSIRRLYDVLKEQYPEKFIYILDVPRITKEAGITLYEQRIRAMIRACESYYGKTFEETKLAEILAARKDSAPISVSPNRAKGTLNIGIAGARAGQLLKDILEEQGVHTAFDLTCTGLDRKVLYEPEQVLTGYTRGLLSQFPCMRMEAASNRDELILRYADSVDGIIYHTVQFCDNYAYEYAWLKGILKKPMLLLETDYTKQSRGQVLTRIEAFLESLGKARGGPRDIGGDGMKYVLGVDSGSTSTNAVIMDSDRHLLASAVVRTGAKAGESADRILTEVLEKAGLRREQLSWIVSTGYGRVSIPYADENVTEISCHGRGAHYFNPDIRTILDIGGQDSKAIRLKADGEVADFVMNDKCAAGTGRFLEMIARTLEVDIDDLGPIALQSTEEIEITSMCSVFAESEVISLIANNKEKADIANGICRSIAGKAWSLMKRVGMEPGFMMTGGVAKNPGVVKAVEDRIGAKLYICPEPEIVGAAGAALYALDRVTGKV, encoded by the coding sequence ATGTTAGGTTATATTTGTAAATACACGCCGGTGGAGATTTTTGAGGCCATGGGCATCGAGACGAAGCGGATCGAGCCGGAGGTGACCAGCTTCGGGCAGGCCGATCTGCGCATGCATCCCAACATCTGCAGCTTTGCTAAGGGGGTGCTGGAGGATGTGATGGCTGGGGACTATGACGGCCTGATCCTCACCACCTGCTGTGACAGCATCCGGCGGCTGTACGATGTGCTCAAAGAGCAGTACCCGGAGAAATTTATCTATATTCTGGATGTGCCGCGGATCACCAAGGAAGCGGGCATTACCCTGTATGAGCAGCGCATCCGTGCCATGATCAGAGCCTGCGAATCCTATTACGGGAAAACTTTTGAGGAAACGAAGCTGGCAGAGATCCTGGCGGCCAGAAAGGACAGTGCGCCGATTTCCGTCAGCCCGAACCGGGCCAAAGGAACGCTGAACATTGGCATTGCCGGTGCCAGGGCCGGACAGCTGCTGAAGGACATTCTGGAGGAACAGGGCGTGCACACGGCCTTTGACCTGACGTGCACCGGCCTGGATCGGAAGGTTCTCTATGAGCCGGAGCAGGTGCTGACCGGCTACACGAGAGGACTGCTGAGCCAGTTTCCGTGCATGCGGATGGAGGCGGCGTCCAACCGGGACGAGCTGATCTTACGCTACGCGGACAGCGTGGACGGCATCATTTACCATACGGTACAGTTTTGCGACAATTATGCATATGAATACGCCTGGCTGAAAGGGATTTTGAAGAAACCCATGCTGCTGCTGGAGACGGATTATACAAAACAGAGCAGAGGGCAGGTGCTGACAAGAATTGAGGCTTTCCTGGAATCGCTGGGCAAGGCGCGGGGAGGCCCGAGAGACATCGGAGGGGACGGCATGAAATATGTACTTGGCGTGGACAGTGGTTCCACATCCACCAACGCGGTTATTATGGACAGCGACCGGCATCTGCTGGCGTCGGCGGTGGTGCGCACCGGTGCCAAGGCCGGGGAGAGCGCAGATCGGATTCTGACGGAGGTGCTGGAAAAAGCGGGCCTGAGAAGAGAGCAGCTTTCCTGGATCGTATCCACCGGGTATGGCCGGGTCAGCATTCCCTATGCGGATGAAAATGTGACGGAGATCAGTTGCCATGGCCGGGGCGCCCATTATTTTAACCCGGATATTCGGACAATCTTGGATATCGGCGGGCAGGACAGCAAGGCCATCCGCCTGAAAGCGGACGGCGAAGTGGCGGATTTCGTCATGAATGATAAATGTGCGGCGGGCACGGGCCGTTTCCTGGAAATGATCGCCCGGACGCTGGAAGTGGACATTGACGATCTGGGGCCCATCGCCCTGCAGTCCACGGAGGAGATCGAGATCACCAGCATGTGTTCGGTATTTGCCGAGTCCGAGGTGATTTCCCTGATCGCCAACAATAAGGAAAAAGCAGACATTGCCAACGGCATCTGCCGTTCCATCGCGGGCAAGGCCTGGTCGCTGATGAAGCGGGTGGGCATGGAGCCGGGCTTTATGATGACCGGCGGCGTGGCCAAGAATCCGGGGGTGGTGAAAGCTGTGGAAGACCGGATCGGCGCCAAACTGTATATATGCCCGGAGCCGGAGATCGTGGGCGCGGCGGGAGCTGCGCTGTATGCGCTGGATCGAGTGACAGGTAAGGTGTAA
- a CDS encoding aldo/keto reductase, with the protein MEYVTLGKSGLRISRLGFGGIPIQRIDREGTRVLVDRLVEDGINFIDSARGYTVSEEYLGYALEGRREKFVLATKSMARTKEAMEADIEKSLHNFRTDYIDLYQVHNPSMEQLEQVMAPGGALEALMEAKEAGKIGHIGLTAHAEAVFEKALELPWVETIMFPYNIVETQCTHLIHACAEKNIGFIDMKPLAGGAIEDADLAMRFVCTNPDVTVVIPGMYNLDEITQNLQAVQRTEALTAEENQKIEAVRKTLGSNFCRRCNYCAPCTVGIPIPSVFLFAGYLERYGLGDWAKDRYGSLKVKASACIECGACEPRCPYELPIREMMKRAAEEFGE; encoded by the coding sequence ATGGAATACGTAACACTTGGGAAAAGTGGACTTCGCATATCAAGACTGGGCTTTGGCGGCATCCCGATCCAGAGGATCGACCGGGAGGGCACGAGAGTGCTGGTAGATCGTCTGGTGGAGGACGGCATCAATTTCATTGACAGTGCCAGAGGCTATACCGTCAGCGAGGAGTATCTGGGATACGCGCTGGAAGGCAGAAGGGAGAAATTTGTTCTGGCAACGAAATCCATGGCCCGGACGAAGGAAGCCATGGAGGCTGATATCGAGAAGAGCCTGCACAATTTCCGGACAGACTATATCGACCTTTATCAGGTGCACAACCCCAGTATGGAGCAGCTGGAGCAGGTGATGGCGCCCGGCGGTGCGCTGGAAGCGCTGATGGAAGCCAAAGAGGCAGGGAAGATCGGCCATATCGGCCTGACGGCCCACGCGGAGGCGGTATTTGAGAAAGCACTGGAGCTGCCCTGGGTGGAGACGATCATGTTTCCTTATAATATTGTAGAAACCCAGTGCACGCATCTCATTCATGCGTGTGCGGAGAAAAATATCGGCTTTATTGACATGAAGCCGCTGGCGGGCGGCGCCATCGAGGATGCCGACCTGGCCATGCGTTTCGTCTGTACGAATCCGGATGTGACTGTGGTCATTCCGGGCATGTACAATCTGGACGAGATCACACAGAATCTGCAGGCGGTGCAGCGCACGGAAGCGCTGACTGCTGAGGAAAATCAGAAGATCGAAGCAGTCCGCAAAACCCTGGGCAGCAATTTCTGCCGCCGGTGTAATTACTGTGCTCCGTGTACGGTTGGCATCCCGATTCCCAGCGTCTTTCTTTTCGCAGGATATCTGGAGCGCTATGGACTGGGAGACTGGGCGAAGGACCGGTACGGCAGCCTGAAGGTGAAGGCCAGTGCCTGTATCGAATGCGGCGCCTGTGAGCCCCGCTGTCCGTACGAGTTGCCCATCCGGGAGATGATGAAGCGGGCTGCAGAGGAATTTGGCGAGTAG
- a CDS encoding SbcC/MukB-like Walker B domain-containing protein produces the protein MENQKTTEEKPFQALSRICLNNWHYIDKKVLSFRDGINFFTGHSGSGKSTVIDALQVVLYANTDGRAFFNKAAADDSDRSLIEYLRGMVSIGDNDEFSYLRNRNFSSTIVLELTRTDTGERECIGIVFDVETASNDISRMFFRHSGPLPEHLYRKEKRCMAAAEVREWMQTNFSAEDYFCTGHNERFRRQLYENYLGGLDMEKFPLLFKRAIPFRMNIRLEDFVKEYICMEKNIRISDMQESVLQYGRLRKKIEDTQAEVRALEEICDGSAKAAALEEKEGRLSYALGRLSVKRQRELLTSLSAQRDNAGKDVALLKEKETQLQEQITKARTELEEIIGRQKSSGCEEIQAQLEAVREVIHHLHGSRERWQRTSEALSGWEELEDAPNQMLWDIEKFQEQSITEEELQRLKQAIADLLKEKQEEERELRGRQRELKRQRKQTEEELKELKQGRKAYPRELHEAQQLLRKALREQAGKPVEVHVLADLLDIRDETWRNAAEGYLGNNRLALVVEPAYAAAAMEIYRNMDRKKYCRVAVLDTEKIAAGGFRIQEGSLAEELVTDVPYVKDCIAFLLGRVRKCQTVEELRGSGTGVTPDCLCYRGFRLWHMNPEDYTRRAYIGEVSLRGRIRRLEETLEGLAEQEAETQEQLAAYEQLFSMETLSYASADYMGWLADMRQIKGKEKEQQALEKRLEQLRTSDLQALEEQKQACEEQIRDKEATLRGIIGDIRSREDAISDMNRALIGENVQLEELNRAFPVDAAKETALREHQEAVSGQESFEAAENRLNREIRRLRQSAEEAYAQLTEQKTAYLRAYPNRSFPASDKDCTPYAELLSQLSCKDLETFQKKAQEQARASAEHFRDDFIFKIRSAIREAIQQKDELNRVIRRLNFGKDRYEFVISKNKGMDGKYYDMFMDDALQIQPSGLPDQMENQLNLFTMEHESQYADVMNELISIFIPPENATPEELEEAKRNMAKYSDYRTYLSFDMQQIVANEDGSVMKLSLSKMLRKNSGGEGQNPLYVALLASFAQAYRIHSPIQGRRMPTLRLVVLDEAFSKMDAEKVASCIELIRGLGFQAIISATNDKMQNYLENVDKTFVFANPNKKSISIEAFEREEFAELRGTLED, from the coding sequence TTGGAGAATCAGAAGACGACGGAAGAGAAGCCCTTTCAGGCGCTGTCTCGGATCTGCCTGAACAACTGGCATTACATAGACAAAAAAGTGCTGTCTTTCCGGGACGGCATTAATTTCTTTACGGGCCATTCCGGCAGCGGAAAATCCACCGTCATTGACGCACTGCAGGTGGTGCTCTACGCCAACACGGACGGCCGGGCATTTTTCAACAAGGCGGCGGCGGATGATTCCGACCGAAGCCTCATCGAGTACCTGCGGGGCATGGTGAGCATCGGCGATAACGACGAATTTTCCTATCTGCGGAACCGGAATTTTTCCAGTACCATCGTGCTGGAGCTGACCCGGACGGACACCGGGGAGCGGGAGTGTATCGGCATCGTCTTTGATGTGGAGACGGCCTCCAACGACATTTCCCGGATGTTTTTCCGCCACAGCGGGCCGCTGCCGGAGCATCTGTACCGGAAGGAAAAGCGGTGCATGGCGGCAGCCGAGGTGCGGGAGTGGATGCAGACGAATTTTTCTGCGGAGGATTATTTCTGCACGGGACATAATGAGCGGTTCCGCCGCCAGCTGTATGAAAATTATCTGGGCGGTCTGGATATGGAAAAATTCCCGCTGCTGTTCAAGCGGGCCATTCCCTTCCGCATGAACATCCGGCTGGAGGATTTTGTCAAAGAATACATTTGTATGGAAAAAAATATCCGCATCAGTGATATGCAGGAGAGCGTGCTCCAGTATGGCCGCCTGCGGAAAAAGATCGAGGATACCCAGGCGGAGGTGCGGGCGCTGGAAGAGATCTGTGACGGTTCTGCCAAAGCGGCGGCACTGGAGGAAAAAGAGGGACGGCTTTCCTATGCTCTGGGCCGTCTGTCGGTAAAACGGCAGCGGGAGCTTTTGACCTCCCTTTCTGCCCAGCGGGACAACGCGGGCAAGGATGTGGCGCTGCTCAAAGAAAAAGAGACGCAGCTGCAGGAACAGATCACAAAGGCGCGGACAGAACTGGAGGAGATCATTGGCCGCCAGAAAAGCAGTGGCTGTGAGGAAATTCAGGCGCAGCTGGAGGCGGTGCGCGAGGTCATCCATCATCTTCACGGCAGCCGGGAGCGGTGGCAGCGCACCAGCGAGGCCCTTTCCGGCTGGGAGGAACTGGAGGATGCGCCCAACCAGATGCTGTGGGATATCGAGAAATTCCAGGAGCAGTCCATCACCGAGGAAGAACTGCAGCGATTGAAACAGGCCATTGCCGATCTCCTGAAGGAAAAACAGGAGGAAGAGCGGGAACTCCGGGGCCGTCAGCGGGAGCTGAAACGGCAGAGGAAGCAGACGGAAGAAGAGTTAAAGGAATTAAAACAGGGCCGGAAAGCCTACCCCAGGGAGCTGCATGAGGCACAGCAGCTGCTGCGCAAAGCCCTGCGGGAGCAGGCCGGAAAACCGGTGGAGGTCCATGTGCTGGCGGATCTGCTGGACATCCGGGATGAGACGTGGCGGAATGCGGCAGAAGGATATCTGGGTAACAACCGGCTGGCGCTGGTGGTGGAGCCTGCCTATGCGGCGGCGGCCATGGAGATTTACCGGAACATGGATCGGAAGAAATACTGCCGGGTGGCGGTGCTGGATACCGAGAAAATCGCAGCCGGTGGTTTCCGCATCCAGGAGGGCTCTCTGGCGGAGGAACTGGTAACCGATGTGCCCTACGTGAAGGACTGTATTGCTTTCCTGCTGGGACGGGTGCGCAAATGCCAGACCGTGGAGGAGCTGCGGGGCAGCGGCACCGGTGTGACGCCGGATTGCCTGTGTTACCGGGGGTTCCGGCTCTGGCACATGAACCCGGAGGATTACACCCGTCGGGCGTACATTGGCGAGGTCAGCCTGCGGGGCCGGATCCGGCGGCTGGAAGAGACGCTGGAAGGGCTGGCAGAGCAGGAGGCAGAGACCCAGGAGCAGCTGGCAGCGTATGAGCAGCTGTTTTCCATGGAAACGCTGTCCTATGCGTCTGCAGATTACATGGGCTGGCTGGCAGACATGCGCCAGATCAAAGGAAAAGAAAAGGAACAGCAGGCGCTGGAAAAGCGGCTGGAGCAGCTGCGCACCTCTGACCTGCAGGCGCTGGAAGAGCAGAAGCAGGCCTGTGAAGAGCAGATCCGGGACAAGGAGGCAACGCTGCGGGGTATCATCGGTGATATCCGCAGCCGGGAGGATGCCATTTCGGACATGAACCGGGCGCTCATCGGCGAGAACGTGCAGCTGGAAGAGCTGAACCGGGCATTCCCGGTGGATGCGGCCAAAGAAACGGCGCTGCGGGAACATCAGGAGGCTGTGTCGGGACAGGAGAGCTTTGAGGCGGCGGAAAACCGGCTGAACCGGGAAATCCGGCGGCTCCGGCAGAGTGCAGAGGAAGCCTATGCGCAGCTGACAGAACAGAAGACCGCCTACCTGCGGGCCTACCCCAACCGGAGCTTCCCGGCATCGGATAAGGACTGCACGCCCTACGCGGAGCTGTTGTCCCAGCTGTCCTGCAAGGATCTGGAAACTTTCCAGAAGAAAGCCCAGGAGCAGGCCCGGGCATCGGCAGAACATTTCCGGGACGATTTTATTTTCAAGATCCGCAGCGCTATCCGGGAGGCCATCCAGCAGAAAGACGAGCTGAACCGGGTCATCCGGCGGCTGAATTTCGGAAAAGACCGTTACGAATTTGTCATTTCTAAAAATAAAGGAATGGACGGCAAGTACTACGATATGTTCATGGATGATGCGCTGCAGATCCAGCCGTCAGGGCTGCCGGATCAGATGGAAAACCAGCTGAACCTGTTTACCATGGAGCACGAAAGCCAGTATGCGGACGTGATGAACGAGCTGATCTCCATTTTCATCCCGCCGGAAAATGCCACACCGGAGGAGCTGGAGGAGGCCAAGCGAAATATGGCGAAATACTCCGACTACCGGACATACCTCTCCTTCGATATGCAGCAGATCGTGGCAAACGAGGACGGCAGCGTCATGAAGCTTTCCTTAAGCAAAATGCTGCGCAAAAACTCCGGCGGCGAGGGGCAGAACCCCCTGTATGTGGCACTTCTGGCAAGCTTTGCCCAGGCGTACAGGATCCATTCTCCCATTCAGGGACGGCGGATGCCCACCCTGCGGCTGGTGGTGCTGGACGAAGCCTTTTCCAAGATGGATGCGGAGAAGGTGGCCAGCTGTATCGAGCTGATCCGGGGGCTGGGCTTCCAGGCCATCATCAGCGCCACCAACGACAAGATGCAGAACTATCTGGAAAATGTGGACAAGACCTTTGTGTTTGCCAACCCGAATAAAAAGAGCATTTCCATCGAAGCCTTCGAGCGGGAAGAATTTGCGGAACTGCGTGGTACGTTAGAAGATTAA
- a CDS encoding 2-hydroxyacyl-CoA dehydratase family protein, translating to MSVVDKFIDYVHDEVVEHPEKSWEKMVFGFQANKLKTRILPKKNLSKGYQKLETMMMALVADALKDQGSYVWGNIFAPCEIMEALGLRTLSIECLSCYFSGYHLEDYFIDRAQNSGIAPTLCSYHKTFIGGVESGAVKRPEYAVTTSLSCDGNLNTFRYLEKKIGVPYTFLDVPYADDEASVDYLAEQLKEFAYRLAEHCGRSFDEEKLKEIIRTENETRDLLEQFFQLQKDHWYPGELISHLYLMMGTHLMMGTRELRDLAAFLVEDIQKYPAFDGKRILWVHLMPFYQETLKEYFNENQKYQIIASDMELDGPRHLDENAPFRALAQKIIANLFNGSYSHKAKVIGDLAEELQPDAVIHFCHWGCKQAAGGSILLKEKMQELGIPMLILDGDGIDRRNSHDGQIRTRLEAFLEMLEAEQKVC from the coding sequence ATGTCAGTGGTAGATAAGTTTATTGATTACGTGCATGACGAGGTGGTGGAGCACCCGGAGAAAAGCTGGGAGAAGATGGTGTTCGGCTTCCAGGCCAACAAGCTGAAAACCCGGATTTTGCCGAAGAAAAACCTGTCGAAAGGCTATCAGAAGCTGGAGACAATGATGATGGCACTGGTGGCGGATGCGCTGAAGGATCAGGGAAGCTACGTGTGGGGCAATATTTTTGCACCCTGTGAGATCATGGAGGCACTGGGCCTTCGTACCCTTTCCATTGAGTGCCTGTCCTGCTATTTTTCCGGCTATCATCTGGAGGACTATTTCATCGACCGGGCGCAGAACAGCGGCATTGCACCGACCCTTTGCTCCTACCACAAGACGTTTATCGGCGGCGTGGAGAGCGGCGCGGTGAAACGCCCGGAATATGCGGTGACCACCTCCCTGTCCTGTGACGGCAACCTGAACACCTTCCGTTATCTGGAAAAAAAGATCGGCGTGCCGTACACGTTCCTGGATGTGCCGTACGCGGACGATGAGGCATCGGTGGACTATCTGGCAGAACAGCTGAAAGAATTTGCGTATCGTCTGGCGGAGCACTGCGGCAGAAGCTTTGACGAGGAAAAGTTAAAAGAGATCATCCGCACGGAAAACGAGACAAGAGATCTGCTGGAACAGTTTTTCCAGCTGCAGAAGGATCACTGGTATCCCGGGGAACTCATCAGCCACCTGTATCTCATGATGGGGACGCACCTGATGATGGGTACCAGGGAACTGCGGGATCTGGCGGCTTTTCTCGTGGAGGATATCCAAAAATATCCGGCCTTTGACGGCAAGCGCATCCTGTGGGTGCATCTCATGCCTTTTTATCAGGAAACGCTGAAAGAATATTTTAACGAAAATCAGAAATACCAGATCATTGCCAGCGATATGGAGCTGGACGGCCCGAGACATCTGGATGAGAATGCCCCGTTCCGGGCGCTGGCACAGAAGATCATTGCCAACCTGTTCAACGGTTCCTATTCTCATAAGGCGAAGGTCATCGGCGATCTGGCGGAGGAATTACAGCCCGATGCGGTCATCCATTTCTGCCACTGGGGCTGCAAGCAGGCGGCGGGCGGCAGTATTCTTCTGAAAGAAAAAATGCAGGAGCTGGGCATCCCCATGCTGATCCTGGACGGGGACGGCATCGACCGGCGCAACAGCCATGACGGACAGATCCGCACAAGGCTGGAAGCATTTCTGGAAATGCTGGAGGCGGAGCAGAAAGTATGTTAG
- a CDS encoding DUF5716 family protein — protein sequence MQLMYEIPDSFWSLFRSVNRAAYMEALLILNEEYQYNNYFLSRDVCIQILGDFYAKKRVALAREDNENDQEASEPPASRILNWLIRTGWLRRQEDYESLTANIVIPDYAAVFLEAFERLTQEDSGETDIYIQNIYATLFSFRTAPTANEGMLKTALINTRQLNRSLQTMLHSMEGFFGRLLEQTDYGALLGEHLNGYVEDVVGQKYHILKTGDNFYRYKTDIKKWLREMREDEDWLATLPHAEETLDLVDAIERGFDDIEHRIESIDREHSKYVRATVTRLGYLLNREEDMKGLLVQLMTAIGGENMDERLAEAAGRMNLSSLDILSEKSLYKPRKLRADFISQMEEREEETPQLSTREVLRLNRMQGRYSRKEIREFLDSHARDGVFRPDGDSVRTPADFEKLILAYDDSLRRDSRYVVTDTGKRIQANGYSYPALIFTEKKKESASKTGDITDKDNQQIEVEWDETANRVGQLN from the coding sequence ATGCAGTTAATGTATGAGATCCCGGACAGCTTCTGGAGCCTGTTCCGGTCAGTCAACAGGGCCGCCTATATGGAGGCCCTGTTGATTCTGAATGAAGAATATCAATATAACAATTATTTTCTGAGCAGGGATGTGTGTATACAGATCCTTGGTGATTTTTACGCAAAAAAACGGGTGGCCCTTGCCCGGGAGGACAACGAGAACGACCAGGAGGCCAGCGAGCCCCCCGCGTCCCGGATCCTGAACTGGCTCATCCGCACGGGCTGGCTGCGGCGGCAGGAGGATTATGAGAGTCTGACGGCAAACATCGTCATTCCTGATTACGCGGCGGTATTTCTGGAGGCCTTCGAGCGGCTCACTCAGGAGGACAGCGGCGAGACCGACATCTATATTCAGAACATTTATGCCACGCTTTTTTCCTTTCGCACAGCGCCCACGGCCAACGAAGGCATGCTGAAAACAGCGCTCATCAACACGCGGCAGCTGAACCGGTCGCTGCAGACGATGCTTCACAGTATGGAGGGGTTTTTCGGGCGTCTGCTGGAACAGACCGATTACGGTGCCCTGCTGGGTGAGCATCTGAACGGTTACGTGGAGGATGTGGTGGGTCAGAAATATCATATCCTGAAAACCGGGGACAATTTTTACCGCTATAAAACGGATATCAAAAAATGGCTCCGGGAAATGCGGGAGGACGAGGACTGGCTGGCAACGCTGCCCCATGCGGAGGAGACGCTGGATCTCGTCGATGCCATTGAGCGGGGGTTTGACGATATCGAGCACCGGATCGAGAGCATTGACCGGGAGCACAGCAAATATGTCCGGGCCACGGTGACGAGACTGGGGTATCTGCTGAACCGGGAGGAGGACATGAAGGGCCTGCTGGTGCAGCTGATGACGGCCATTGGCGGGGAAAATATGGATGAGCGGCTTGCGGAAGCCGCCGGGCGGATGAACCTGTCCAGTCTGGACATTCTTTCGGAAAAATCCCTGTACAAGCCGAGAAAGCTCCGGGCGGATTTCATCAGCCAGATGGAAGAGCGGGAGGAAGAGACGCCCCAGCTGTCTACCAGAGAGGTGCTGCGCCTGAACCGGATGCAGGGCCGCTACAGCCGGAAAGAGATCCGGGAATTTCTGGACAGCCATGCCAGGGACGGCGTGTTCCGGCCTGACGGCGATTCTGTGCGGACACCGGCGGATTTTGAGAAACTCATTCTGGCCTATGACGACAGCCTGCGCCGGGACAGCCGCTATGTGGTGACGGACACCGGGAAGCGGATACAGGCCAATGGATACAGTTATCCGGCGCTGATCTTCACAGAAAAGAAGAAAGAATCTGCCTCGAAGACCGGTGATATTACGGATAAGGATAACCAACAGATAGAGGTCGAATGGGATGAGACTGCGAATCGGGTCGGCCAGCTGAATTGA